The DNA window CGTTGGCCTGCAGGCGCCAACCGTCGGTACCGAGCACGCGCGCGCCGGGCAGCATCGCCAGCTGTATCTCGCGGGCGATATCCAGTTCGCTTTCGAGCTTTTGCCGGGCCGTGCTCATGTCCTGGATCTCGACCATCTGCCGCTTGATCGAGCCGCGCGCGTTGTCGAAGGCGCGCGCCATCACCCCCACTTCGTCGCGGCGATCGGTCTGGTGCAGCGGATAATCGAATTCGCCGTCGGCGAAATGGCTGGCGGAGCCGGTCAGGTCGCTCAGCGGCGTGGTGATCCGCGCCGCCATCCGCCGCACCAGCAGCGCGCACAGCAGCAGGGCCAGCACTGCGATCAACGCGAGGCGGACGATGGTGCGCTTGAGCTCGGCCAGCAGCGGCTTGTGCGACATCGATACCTGCAGGGCCCAGCCGGTGTCGGCGATCGGCTCCAGCACCGAGTAGCGGGTTTCCCCGGTGGTCGGCAGCACATGGGTGAACGCGAACCGCCGTCCCTGCGCCCGCGCGGCGGACATGTCCTGGAGATCGCTGCGCCCGGCAACGGCGATGTAGCCGTCGAGCGTGGTTTTCAGCGCCGCTTTCGGGTCGGCGTGCAGGGCGATGGTGCCGCCCGGCGCGAACAGCGCCGGGCGCTGGCCGCGGATACGGTGCAGCGGCTGGACCAGGTCGGACCAGCGTGCGATCGGCACGTCCAGGCTGACCATGCCCAGGCGGGCGCCGTGGCGTCCGCGCAGCGGCAGGTTCAAGGTGGTCATCCAATGACCGCCGGCGGTTTCGTTGAAGTAGGGCTCCGACCACCACGGCTTGTCGGCGGACAGGGTGCGCCGGTACCAGGGCTGCTGGGCGACGTTGTAGCCCAGTGCGATCAGATCGCGGTCGGCGACGCCGCGGCGTTCGACGCCGACGTAGTAGGCCATCGGCGCACCGTCGGGCAGCACCCCGGGTTCGAGCGCGATCAACCCGCCGACGGTGCTGGCGTCGGCGTCCAGCAGGGCCTGCAGGGTCTTGATGGTCGCCTCGCGGTCCAGGGCGAGATTGTCGAAGATGCCGATCATGCTGGCGCCGGTGATGCGTACCGATTCCATCGATGCATGCAGGCGCGCGGCGGTTTGCGCGGCTTCGTAGCGCGTCCGTTCCTGGGCCCCGGCGATGATGAGCTGGCGTGCGATCAGAAAGGCGGCGACGAAGCCCAGCAACAGCAGCACGCCGACCAGCAGGCCGAACCACAGCATCAGCTTGGTGCGCAGACTGTCGCGCCACGACACCGGAGGAAGCTCGCCGCTCGCGATCGCAGCGCGAGGCGAGGGCGGAACGGCGGCTGGCTCGGTCCGGTCCATCGGCGGCTCCCAGAGGACAGCGCGAGCATAGCCTCAAGCACGGCAAAAAAACCGAGCGCGGTCATGGTTTCTCCGGCGCCCGGATGCGCCGGCGACGGTCGTCGTCGGGGCGGGGGTTGTGCGTTGGGGCCGGCCAGTGGCGGCGGCTTGTGCCCCCGGACCGCCGCGGCTGCGCCGTGTGCTCCGCGGCGTCGTTTCTGGCGCTGCGCGGGCGATCGGCATCGATGCGTCGGCGCTCGGCGCGCCTTGTGGCCGATCTTCGGCGACACGGCGGCCGAGGCGATCGTTCGCGCCCGGAATGATGCGTTTTTGCAGCATGGCGCTTTCGCCTCGCGCGAAGCGGGGGGCGCAGGGACCGCCGGTCGGACAGAGCGGCCGGTGCGGCGTCACGCCCGGCGCGCCGGAGTAGGATGCGCTCGATGCCGATGCGAGGCGCCTTCCGCAGCCAGATTGCGTCGGTTACAGACGAGGGCGGTCGTGCCCTCCGGCCAGGGGCGGCGCCGCAACGGCGCCGGGCCGCCAGCACGACCACTGCGTCGCCGCATGCCCGTTCGAGGCCCGACCATGAAACCCGTTCTGCGCATTCTCGTGTTCTCCTGCGCCGTCGCGCTGGCGCTCCCGTCCTGCCGCAAACCCACGCCCGAGGAGGCAGGACCGGCGGCGCAAGCGGTATCGCCGCCGGAACTGGCGATGGTCGGTGCGCATCTGTTGGAAGGCTTGGGCGACTATCGTTTTCCGATCACCAGCAAGAACCCCGAGGTGCAGCGTTGGTTCGACCAGGGGCTGATGCTGACGTTCGGCTTCAACCACGACGCCGCCGAGCGGTCTTTCCTCAAGGCCATCGAACTCGATCCGGACTGTGCGATGTGCTGGTGGGGGGCGTCGCTGGTGGTAGGGCCGCACGTCAACGCGGCGATGAATCCGGAAGACAACGGCGACGCCTGGACCCGCCTGCAGCGCGCCAAGACGCTGGCGCCGAAAGCCAGCGAACGCGAACGCGCTTTCATCCAGGCCCTGTCGGCGCGCTACGCGCAGGACCCGCCGGCCGACCGGCGCGCGCTGGACCAGGCCTATGCCGACGCCACGCGCGAATTGGTGCGGCTGCGCCCGGACGACTTGGATGCGGCCGTGTTCCACGCCGAAGCGCTGATGGACCTGCAACCCTGGGATTACTACGACGAAAAGCGCCAGCCCAAGGGCAATACCGCCGAGGTGGTGTCGACCCTGGAATCGGTGATGGCGCGCAACCCCGATCATGCCGGTGCCTTGCATCTGTACGTGCACGCGGTCGAGGCGTCGGCCGCGCCCGAGCGCGGAGCGGCGGCCGCCGATCGCCTGCGCGAGCTGATTCCCGGCTCCGGTCACTTGGTGCACATGCCGGCCCACATCTACGCCCGCGTCGGGCGCTGGCACGATGCGGTGGTGGCCAACCAGCGCGCGATCGAGGCCGACGACGCGTATCTCGCGGTTTGCCGCGGCTACACCCAGGGCGTGTACCCGTTGGGTTACGTGCCGCACAACCACCATTTCCTCTGGT is part of the Lysobacter firmicutimachus genome and encodes:
- a CDS encoding SpoIIE family protein phosphatase, translated to MSWRDSLRTKLMLWFGLLVGVLLLLGFVAAFLIARQLIIAGAQERTRYEAAQTAARLHASMESVRITGASMIGIFDNLALDREATIKTLQALLDADASTVGGLIALEPGVLPDGAPMAYYVGVERRGVADRDLIALGYNVAQQPWYRRTLSADKPWWSEPYFNETAGGHWMTTLNLPLRGRHGARLGMVSLDVPIARWSDLVQPLHRIRGQRPALFAPGGTIALHADPKAALKTTLDGYIAVAGRSDLQDMSAARAQGRRFAFTHVLPTTGETRYSVLEPIADTGWALQVSMSHKPLLAELKRTIVRLALIAVLALLLCALLVRRMAARITTPLSDLTGSASHFADGEFDYPLHQTDRRDEVGVMARAFDNARGSIKRQMVEIQDMSTARQKLESELDIAREIQLAMLPGARVLGTDGWRLQANARLEPAKAVGGDFYSFFERDSHTLWFAIGDVSDKGVPAALFMARTMTVLEIAAGLGGSPEIALKEAAQRLLEGNDTCMFATVLCGLIDARSGEFALASAGHEPPALLGADGSARFIELPSGPPLGVAVAEHYPIWRGRLRSGDALVAYTDGVTEAFDAEQRPFGNERLLASLRGTAEPGTLCGNLVADVHRFAAGAAQSDDITVLSLHWSGGGDDASGMRAALHFLAPQDRARLPDVFASVEAALAEAGVERERIGDVRLIVEEVMCNAIDYGGQSGGHEVSLELGIGRDRVDLLFRDDGRPFDPLAQAPPDLDADVQDRPLGGLGLYLIRSLADEAAYAREGRYNVLRIVLLRPDAGE
- a CDS encoding tetratricopeptide repeat protein; amino-acid sequence: MKPVLRILVFSCAVALALPSCRKPTPEEAGPAAQAVSPPELAMVGAHLLEGLGDYRFPITSKNPEVQRWFDQGLMLTFGFNHDAAERSFLKAIELDPDCAMCWWGASLVVGPHVNAAMNPEDNGDAWTRLQRAKTLAPKASERERAFIQALSARYAQDPPADRRALDQAYADATRELVRLRPDDLDAAVFHAEALMDLQPWDYYDEKRQPKGNTAEVVSTLESVMARNPDHAGALHLYVHAVEASAAPERGAAAADRLRELIPGSGHLVHMPAHIYARVGRWHDAVVANQRAIEADDAYLAVCRGYTQGVYPLGYVPHNHHFLWFASSMEGSGALAKRAAATTAERTHLPELMRKEGFAGLQHFWMTPWFERVRFGRWEEIAGAPNPAADLPYVTTVWHYAQAMAAVRQNRLGDAQRHLDALRPLASDPAMDQLTMWDRYPLSHASRIAERVVTAELAAARGERDAAISALNEAIAIEDRIPYDEPPGWHAPVRQSLGAVLLDAGRGADAERVYREELLRNPGNGWSLFGLAQSLRAQGKQAEAEAAQRDFEAAWRNADVTLTASRM